A genomic window from Flavobacterium johnsoniae includes:
- a CDS encoding glycoside hydrolase family 28 protein, which yields MNLKYLLLLFLSLGMFAQKSDFPSSKVDSIVKRIQLPVFPSYQINIQKLGAKGDSITDNKKAFDKAMALCKKNNGGTIIVSKGIYKINGPIHFVSNVNLKIEKGAKIKFGDNPKDYLPLVLTSWEGTMLYNYSPLIYANNCSNIAITGEGTIDGEGGKTWKTFKAKEGAGKNRSREMNHNNVPLNERKFGEGYFLRPQMIQFLNSKNILVENIRVENSPFWCLHLLKSQSITIRGISYKSLNHNNDGIDPEYAKDVLIENVTFNNGDDNVAIKAGRDHEGRANKATPSENIIIRNCNFKGLHGVVIGSEMSAGVQNVFVENCKTAGYLKRGIYLKTNADRGGYIKNIYVRNIQLDQVEDCIYITSNYHGEGKGYQSDISNVYFSNIVCNKASESGIVIQGFADKKIQNISLKNIEIKEAKNALSNENAENVLMTDVFIGQKASVPTAVSKP from the coding sequence ATGAACCTAAAATATTTACTTCTATTATTTCTTTCATTGGGAATGTTTGCTCAAAAAAGTGATTTTCCTTCATCTAAAGTAGATTCTATTGTAAAGAGAATTCAGCTACCAGTATTTCCTTCGTATCAAATTAATATTCAAAAATTAGGAGCAAAAGGCGATTCAATTACAGATAATAAAAAGGCTTTTGACAAAGCAATGGCATTATGTAAAAAGAATAATGGCGGAACTATAATTGTTTCAAAAGGAATTTATAAAATTAACGGCCCCATTCATTTTGTAAGCAATGTAAATTTGAAAATAGAAAAAGGTGCAAAAATCAAATTCGGTGATAATCCCAAAGATTATCTTCCATTGGTTTTAACAAGTTGGGAAGGAACAATGCTTTACAATTACAGTCCGTTGATTTATGCTAATAATTGCAGTAATATTGCCATTACAGGCGAAGGAACGATTGATGGGGAAGGAGGAAAAACTTGGAAAACATTTAAAGCGAAAGAAGGAGCGGGCAAAAATCGAAGCCGTGAAATGAATCATAATAATGTTCCGTTAAACGAAAGAAAATTTGGCGAGGGATATTTTTTAAGACCGCAAATGATTCAGTTTTTGAACAGTAAAAATATATTAGTAGAAAATATCCGAGTAGAAAATTCGCCATTCTGGTGTCTTCATTTATTAAAATCTCAAAGTATAACCATTCGCGGAATAAGCTATAAATCATTAAATCATAATAATGACGGAATTGATCCAGAATATGCAAAAGATGTTTTAATTGAAAATGTAACTTTTAATAATGGAGATGATAATGTAGCGATAAAAGCAGGAAGAGATCATGAAGGAAGAGCAAATAAGGCAACACCAAGTGAGAATATCATTATTAGAAATTGCAATTTTAAAGGTCTTCACGGTGTAGTAATTGGCAGCGAAATGTCGGCTGGAGTTCAGAATGTTTTTGTAGAAAATTGCAAAACGGCAGGTTATTTAAAAAGAGGAATTTATTTAAAAACCAATGCAGATCGAGGCGGATATATTAAAAATATATATGTTCGAAATATCCAATTAGATCAAGTTGAAGATTGCATTTATATCACATCAAATTATCACGGAGAAGGCAAAGGATATCAATCGGATATATCAAATGTATATTTTTCTAATATAGTTTGTAACAAAGCATCAGAATCTGGAATTGTAATTCAAGGATTTGCAGATAAAAAGATTCAAAATATATCATTAAAAAATATTGAAATTAAAGAAGCAAAGAATGCATTATCAAACGAAAATGCAGAAAATGTTCTAATGACGGATGTTTTTATAGGACAGAAAGCCAGCGTGCCTACGGCAGTTTCGAAACCTTAG
- a CDS encoding glycoside hydrolase family 28 protein, giving the protein MIANKYITFKRFLFIATISVLFVSCAEKTATISSNDENNPWKKMDLIIKSIPQTKFSNKIYNINDFGAVADGKTLNTIAFQKAIKECAANGGGQVLVPNGKYLTGAIHLESNVNLHLEDNAEILFSLNPKDYPIVHTSWEGTEVMNYSPLIYAKNKTNIAVTGKGTLNGQADSSNWWIWSGGKNYGWKKGIPSQNDPTNREVLVDMAEKGIPVSERVFGDGRYLRPNFIEFFECNTALIKDVKIINSPFWILHPIKTNNMIIDGVTVNSHGPNNDGCDPEYSQNIIIKNCTFNTGDDCIAIKAGRDADGRRVAIPSKNIIVQNCKMIDGHGGVVIGSEISAGVNNVFVENCVMDSPNLDRAIRIKTNSKRGGIIENIFVRNLEVGTVKECVLKLNMFYNVYGSQTGNFIPTIRNVSLENVNVKNGGKYSVWADGYKESPVENITLKNVKIQKVDSLYLLKNVKNIKFIDTYVNNKKVESVK; this is encoded by the coding sequence ATGATTGCAAATAAATACATAACATTTAAAAGATTTTTGTTTATAGCAACTATTAGTGTGCTATTTGTTTCTTGTGCAGAAAAAACGGCTACTATTTCTTCTAATGATGAGAATAATCCATGGAAAAAGATGGATTTGATCATTAAAAGTATTCCACAAACTAAGTTTTCGAATAAGATTTACAATATAAACGATTTTGGCGCTGTTGCTGATGGGAAAACGCTAAATACAATAGCTTTTCAAAAAGCGATAAAAGAATGTGCAGCAAACGGCGGAGGTCAGGTTTTGGTTCCAAATGGTAAATACTTAACTGGAGCGATTCATTTAGAAAGTAATGTAAACCTTCATTTAGAAGATAATGCTGAAATTCTGTTCAGTTTAAATCCGAAAGATTATCCAATTGTTCATACTTCTTGGGAAGGAACAGAAGTTATGAATTATTCTCCGCTTATTTATGCGAAAAACAAAACCAATATCGCAGTTACAGGAAAAGGTACTTTAAACGGTCAGGCAGACAGTTCTAATTGGTGGATTTGGTCTGGAGGAAAAAATTACGGATGGAAAAAAGGAATTCCGTCTCAAAATGATCCGACAAATCGTGAAGTTTTGGTTGATATGGCAGAAAAAGGAATTCCAGTTTCAGAACGCGTTTTTGGAGATGGACGTTATTTAAGACCTAACTTTATTGAATTTTTTGAATGTAATACCGCTTTAATAAAAGATGTAAAAATCATCAATTCGCCTTTTTGGATTTTGCATCCAATAAAAACCAATAACATGATTATTGATGGCGTTACGGTAAACAGTCACGGTCCAAATAACGATGGCTGCGATCCAGAATATTCTCAAAACATTATAATTAAAAACTGCACTTTTAATACTGGCGACGATTGTATTGCCATTAAAGCTGGTCGTGACGCAGACGGAAGACGTGTGGCAATTCCAAGCAAAAATATTATTGTTCAAAATTGCAAAATGATTGACGGACACGGTGGAGTTGTTATCGGAAGTGAAATTTCTGCTGGCGTAAATAATGTTTTTGTTGAAAACTGTGTTATGGACAGTCCGAATCTTGATCGCGCTATTCGCATCAAAACCAACTCAAAAAGAGGCGGAATTATAGAAAATATTTTTGTTCGAAATCTGGAAGTTGGAACTGTTAAAGAATGTGTTTTAAAACTGAACATGTTTTACAATGTTTACGGATCTCAAACAGGAAATTTTATTCCGACAATCAGAAATGTCAGTTTAGAAAATGTAAATGTCAAAAACGGTGGAAAATACAGTGTTTGGGCTGATGGTTACAAAGAATCTCCTGTTGAAAATATTACACTAAAAAATGTAAAAATTCAAAAAGTAGATTCGCTCTATTTGTTGAAAAATGTAAAAAATATAAAGTTCATAGATACCTACGTAAATAATAAAAAAGTAGAATCTGTTAAGTAA
- the pelA gene encoding pectate lyase, whose product MIQLKKTALVLLLFLGVSINAQNTYKRWPDIIRKNDAAWFGSAEAKKIAENVLLYQRNIGGWPKNIQMQDELTEKQKNDLITLKKTSAETTTDNGATCQEMLFMSKMYAQTKDERYKESFLKGLNYLLEAQYINGGWPQFYPLKKGYYTHITYNDDSMVNIMNVIKSVADESDYYSIKPSKEIVEKCKKAFDKGIDCILKTQYKQNGVLTAWCAQHDEVTLLPANARAFELASLSGYESAKIVLLLMSIDKPSREIVTAVKSAVEWFEKTKITNLEEKRVLNDAGKIVDKKMIPTTNAKPIWARFMDLETNEPFFCDRDGIRKKSLDQIGSERRNGYSWYSEAPQEVLKRFPDWAVKNGTKVGSSEKKIVNYITVAQDGSGDFTKIQDAVYATPAFPYEKVTIFIKNGIYNEKVRIPEWNNNVILKGESKENTIIAFDDNFSKIALGRNSTFYTYTLLVEADDCTVSNLTIKNTSGERGQAIALSVVGNRAKITNCNLLGNQDTLYLSGKNSKQYFKDCYIEGTTDFIFGGATALFENCNIHSIKSSYITAASTPEGTPFGFVFKNCKLTANPEAKDVYLGRPWRIYAKTVFISCEMGKQIKPEGWENWSKPEAEKNAFYAEYNCTGEGFQPSKRVKWSHQLSKKEAGQYVIENILKDKVDNWYSK is encoded by the coding sequence ATGATTCAATTAAAAAAAACAGCTTTAGTTCTTTTATTGTTTTTAGGTGTTTCAATAAACGCCCAAAATACTTATAAAAGATGGCCAGACATTATTCGTAAAAATGATGCGGCTTGGTTTGGTTCTGCAGAAGCTAAAAAAATAGCAGAGAATGTTTTGCTTTACCAAAGAAATATTGGAGGCTGGCCAAAAAATATTCAGATGCAAGATGAATTGACAGAAAAGCAAAAAAATGATTTAATTACGCTCAAAAAAACGTCTGCTGAAACTACAACAGATAATGGAGCAACTTGTCAGGAAATGCTTTTTATGTCCAAAATGTACGCTCAAACAAAAGATGAACGTTACAAAGAATCATTTTTAAAAGGATTAAATTATCTGCTTGAAGCGCAATATATAAATGGCGGATGGCCACAATTTTATCCGTTAAAAAAAGGATATTATACTCATATTACCTACAATGACGATTCGATGGTTAATATTATGAATGTAATAAAATCCGTTGCAGACGAATCTGATTATTACAGTATTAAACCTTCTAAAGAAATTGTAGAAAAATGTAAAAAAGCCTTTGATAAAGGAATTGATTGTATTTTAAAAACGCAATACAAACAAAACGGTGTTTTAACGGCTTGGTGCGCTCAACATGATGAAGTTACTTTACTTCCGGCAAACGCGAGAGCTTTTGAATTGGCTTCATTAAGCGGTTATGAATCAGCAAAAATAGTATTGCTTTTAATGTCAATCGATAAACCTTCAAGAGAAATTGTTACTGCTGTAAAAAGCGCTGTAGAATGGTTTGAAAAGACAAAAATTACCAATTTAGAAGAAAAAAGAGTCCTGAATGACGCTGGGAAAATTGTAGATAAAAAAATGATTCCAACAACAAATGCTAAACCAATCTGGGCAAGATTTATGGATTTAGAAACCAACGAACCTTTCTTTTGCGACCGTGACGGAATCAGAAAAAAATCTTTGGATCAAATCGGTTCAGAAAGAAGAAATGGTTATTCTTGGTATTCTGAAGCGCCACAGGAAGTTTTAAAAAGATTTCCAGATTGGGCAGTTAAAAACGGAACTAAAGTTGGATCTTCAGAAAAGAAAATTGTTAATTATATTACGGTAGCTCAAGACGGTTCGGGAGATTTTACTAAAATTCAAGATGCAGTTTATGCAACGCCAGCTTTTCCTTATGAAAAGGTGACTATTTTTATTAAAAATGGGATTTATAACGAAAAAGTTCGAATTCCAGAATGGAATAATAATGTGATTCTAAAAGGCGAAAGCAAGGAAAATACGATTATTGCTTTTGATGATAATTTTTCTAAAATAGCTTTGGGCAGAAACAGTACTTTTTACACTTATACGCTTTTGGTTGAAGCAGACGATTGTACGGTTTCTAATTTGACAATTAAAAACACTTCTGGAGAACGGGGACAAGCCATAGCGTTGTCGGTTGTAGGCAATCGCGCAAAAATTACAAACTGCAATTTATTAGGAAATCAAGACACTTTATATTTATCTGGAAAAAATTCAAAACAATATTTCAAAGATTGTTATATAGAAGGAACAACAGATTTTATTTTTGGAGGAGCTACAGCTTTATTTGAGAATTGTAACATTCACAGTATAAAAAGTTCTTACATTACGGCAGCTTCAACGCCAGAAGGAACTCCTTTTGGTTTTGTTTTTAAAAATTGTAAGCTTACGGCAAATCCAGAAGCTAAAGATGTTTATTTGGGAAGACCTTGGAGAATTTATGCTAAAACGGTTTTTATAAGTTGCGAAATGGGTAAACAAATTAAGCCAGAAGGCTGGGAAAACTGGTCAAAACCAGAAGCAGAAAAAAACGCTTTTTATGCCGAATACAATTGTACAGGCGAAGGGTTTCAACCTTCAAAAAGAGTAAAATGGTCGCATCAGCTTTCTAAAAAAGAAGCAGGACAATATGTTATAGAAAACATTCTTAAAGATAAAGTTGACAATTGGTATTCGAAATAA
- a CDS encoding LacI family DNA-binding transcriptional regulator, with protein MSEKVTIYDIAEKLNITAATVSRALNNNPKIKEATRELVIKTAAAMNYKQNKLALALKSGRSNNIGVIVPRIDSNFFASVIRGIEEELYPHGYQVIICQTHESIKRENENLHTLVDAQVDGIMMSVTGISNENDSAFRNVLEKNVPLIFFDRSKHIDGVSSVTINDFKGGYLATKHLIDEGCRHIAHLSGDQSLDIFKNRFLGYKQALLDSGLTFNEEHVIYTKSSVDAGKEAVDKLLQLETPPDAIFSSSDFAALGAIQELKERNISIPNEFCVAGFSNEPFTKFMELSITSVDQSPLEMGKMSARVFLEQVDKTDTIKIEKKVVLAPELHIRKSSTKTSF; from the coding sequence ATGAGTGAAAAAGTAACTATTTACGATATTGCTGAAAAATTAAATATCACGGCTGCAACCGTTTCTAGAGCTTTAAATAATAATCCGAAGATTAAAGAAGCTACAAGAGAGTTAGTTATTAAGACTGCTGCTGCCATGAATTATAAGCAAAATAAATTGGCACTTGCATTGAAGAGCGGTCGAAGTAATAATATCGGAGTTATTGTACCTCGTATAGATAGCAACTTTTTCGCTTCTGTAATTAGAGGAATCGAAGAAGAGCTTTATCCTCATGGCTATCAAGTAATTATCTGCCAAACACATGAAAGCATTAAAAGAGAAAATGAAAATCTTCACACACTTGTAGATGCACAAGTAGACGGAATTATGATGTCGGTTACAGGAATTTCTAATGAAAATGACAGTGCTTTTAGAAATGTATTGGAAAAAAATGTTCCTCTAATATTTTTTGATAGAAGTAAACATATTGATGGAGTAAGTTCGGTAACAATCAATGACTTTAAAGGAGGTTATTTAGCTACCAAACATTTAATTGATGAAGGTTGCAGACATATTGCTCATTTATCTGGAGATCAATCTTTAGATATCTTTAAAAACAGGTTTTTAGGATACAAACAAGCTTTATTAGATAGCGGACTTACTTTTAACGAAGAACATGTTATTTACACCAAAAGTAGCGTAGATGCAGGTAAAGAAGCAGTAGATAAACTTTTACAATTAGAAACTCCACCAGATGCTATTTTTTCATCGTCTGATTTTGCTGCATTAGGAGCGATTCAAGAATTAAAAGAAAGAAATATCAGTATTCCTAATGAGTTTTGTGTTGCTGGTTTCAGTAACGAACCTTTTACAAAATTTATGGAATTATCAATTACCTCTGTAGATCAATCTCCTTTGGAAATGGGAAAAATGTCTGCCCGCGTTTTCTTAGAACAAGTAGACAAAACAGATACTATTAAAATAGAAAAAAAGGTGGTTCTTGCACCAGAATTACATATTCGCAAGTCTTCTACAAAAACTAGTTTTTAA
- a CDS encoding glycoside hydrolase family 88/105 protein, giving the protein MGKSLSKTVNFTKVVLLFLLIFSSNLNAQNQSDSENSVISYDLKWSERTALSILNKYPNAWKLDGNDRPKWDYKMGFVLSGFEKLYQKTNDKKYLNYIKDYVDGMIDSTGNIKKYDLKEYNIDYLNPGKLLFNLYDITKDSRYLEIIGKLRNQLETQPRTASGGFWHKQIYPNQMWIDGLYMAEPFYTQFTVKYEKGKSLDDIAKQFELVQKHIVDKKTGLVYQAWDESKEIGWADKQTGTSPTIWGRGIGWYMVALVETLDYFPKSHPKYKVLVGYLNQIAKNVNQYKSESGLWYQVADKTELYGNYVEPSASGMIIYAFAKGTNKGYLSASYKSTAKKSFDSFVKEFVKVDKKGEVNILNVSSNVGLGGKPFRDGTNQYYLTSKTKENGAIGLGAFLLASIELDK; this is encoded by the coding sequence ATGGGTAAATCTCTTTCTAAAACAGTCAATTTTACAAAAGTTGTTTTGCTTTTTCTGCTGATTTTTAGTTCTAATCTAAATGCGCAAAATCAGTCAGATTCTGAAAATTCGGTTATTTCATATGATTTGAAATGGTCAGAACGAACTGCTCTTTCAATTTTAAATAAATACCCAAATGCATGGAAGCTAGACGGAAATGACAGACCAAAATGGGATTATAAAATGGGTTTTGTGTTGTCTGGTTTCGAAAAATTGTATCAGAAAACAAACGATAAAAAATACTTAAATTATATCAAGGATTACGTTGATGGAATGATCGACAGCACTGGAAATATTAAAAAATACGATCTTAAAGAATACAATATCGATTATTTAAATCCAGGAAAATTACTTTTTAATCTTTATGACATTACCAAAGATTCTCGCTATTTAGAAATTATTGGCAAGTTAAGAAACCAATTAGAAACGCAACCAAGAACAGCAAGCGGTGGATTTTGGCACAAACAAATTTACCCAAACCAAATGTGGATTGACGGTTTGTATATGGCAGAACCTTTCTACACACAATTTACGGTGAAATATGAAAAAGGAAAAAGTTTAGATGATATTGCAAAACAATTTGAATTGGTTCAAAAACATATTGTAGACAAAAAAACTGGTTTAGTTTATCAAGCTTGGGACGAAAGTAAAGAGATTGGCTGGGCAGATAAGCAAACAGGAACTTCGCCAACAATTTGGGGACGAGGAATTGGCTGGTATATGGTGGCGTTGGTTGAAACTTTAGATTATTTTCCGAAATCACATCCAAAATATAAAGTTTTGGTTGGGTATTTGAATCAGATTGCAAAGAATGTAAATCAATACAAAAGCGAATCTGGATTGTGGTATCAAGTTGCCGATAAAACAGAATTGTACGGAAATTATGTAGAACCTTCGGCTTCTGGAATGATAATTTATGCTTTTGCAAAAGGGACAAACAAAGGATATTTATCGGCAAGTTATAAATCAACTGCCAAAAAATCATTTGACAGTTTTGTGAAAGAATTTGTAAAAGTGGATAAAAAAGGAGAAGTAAATATTTTAAATGTTTCATCGAATGTTGGTTTAGGAGGAAAACCTTTTCGCGATGGAACAAACCAATATTATCTTACTTCTAAAACAAAAGAAAATGGCGCAATTGGCCTTGGAGCCTTTTTATTAGCGTCGATAGAATTAGATAAATAA
- a CDS encoding glycoside hydrolase family 43 protein: MKNIKIIFLLFSVFFYQKNIAQVWAPDNGDGTYTNPILHADYSDPDVVRVGDDYYMTASSFNCIPGLPILHSKDLVNWKIISYALTKQPPFETYNKVQHGNGVWAPSINYHNKEFYIYYPDPDYGIYMIKAKKAEGPWSEPLLVKSGVGLIDPSPLWDNDGKAYLVHAFAGSRAQIKSLLVVCTMNPEGTLVNNDEVMVIDGHESEGTIEGPKFYKRNNYYYIFAPAGGVPTGWQTILRSKNVFGPYETKKVLEQGSTKINGPHQGAWVTTQTGEDWFFHFQDKGAYGRIVHLQPMKWVNDWPVMGEDFDKNGIGEPVTTYKKPNVGKKYPIEVPATSDEFNEPKLGLQWQWQANKQTNFGFPTSLGYLNLFCNTTTKNIFNAPNLLLQKFPAEEFTATTKLTFNARLNGESTGLIIMGLDYSYLNFRNENGKLYLNQKTGTFDQTVLETETKPVLIDQNTIYLRVKINKGGICNFLYSLDDKNYQTIGKDFKAREGRWIGAKVGLFALGEIVKNDSGNVAVDWFRVTK; this comes from the coding sequence ATGAAAAACATAAAAATAATCTTCTTGCTTTTCTCGGTCTTTTTCTACCAGAAAAATATCGCACAAGTTTGGGCGCCTGATAATGGAGACGGAACGTACACGAATCCGATTCTTCATGCTGATTATTCAGATCCAGATGTTGTTCGCGTAGGCGATGATTATTATATGACAGCTTCTTCATTTAATTGTATTCCAGGATTACCAATTTTACATTCAAAAGATTTGGTAAACTGGAAAATTATAAGTTACGCTTTAACCAAACAGCCACCATTTGAAACATACAATAAAGTACAGCATGGAAATGGAGTTTGGGCGCCAAGTATTAATTATCATAATAAGGAATTCTACATCTATTACCCAGATCCTGATTATGGAATTTATATGATTAAAGCAAAAAAAGCAGAAGGACCGTGGTCTGAACCGCTTTTAGTAAAATCAGGAGTCGGACTTATAGATCCTAGTCCGCTGTGGGATAATGATGGGAAAGCCTATTTGGTTCATGCTTTTGCAGGAAGCCGTGCTCAGATTAAAAGCTTGCTAGTTGTCTGCACGATGAATCCTGAAGGAACATTGGTTAACAATGATGAAGTTATGGTTATTGATGGACACGAAAGTGAAGGAACAATAGAAGGGCCAAAATTTTATAAACGAAATAATTACTATTATATTTTTGCGCCAGCAGGTGGAGTTCCGACAGGATGGCAAACAATTTTAAGATCTAAAAATGTATTTGGACCTTATGAAACAAAAAAAGTTCTCGAACAAGGTTCTACAAAAATAAATGGTCCACATCAAGGTGCTTGGGTTACTACTCAAACGGGAGAAGACTGGTTTTTTCATTTTCAGGATAAAGGTGCTTATGGACGGATTGTTCATTTGCAACCGATGAAGTGGGTAAACGATTGGCCAGTTATGGGAGAAGATTTTGATAAAAACGGAATTGGAGAGCCAGTTACGACTTATAAGAAACCTAATGTTGGTAAAAAATATCCGATCGAAGTTCCTGCAACTTCAGATGAGTTTAACGAACCAAAATTAGGACTGCAATGGCAATGGCAAGCCAATAAACAAACCAATTTTGGATTTCCGACTAGTTTAGGCTATTTGAATTTGTTTTGTAATACAACTACAAAAAACATTTTTAACGCTCCAAATTTGCTGTTGCAAAAATTTCCAGCAGAAGAATTTACAGCAACTACAAAATTGACTTTTAACGCAAGATTAAATGGAGAAAGTACAGGTTTAATAATTATGGGATTAGATTACAGTTATCTGAATTTTAGAAATGAAAACGGGAAATTATATCTCAACCAAAAAACAGGAACGTTTGATCAAACTGTTTTAGAAACAGAAACTAAACCTGTGTTGATAGATCAAAATACCATTTATTTGCGAGTTAAGATCAATAAAGGAGGCATTTGCAATTTCTTATATAGTTTAGATGATAAAAATTATCAAACAATTGGAAAAGATTTCAAGGCTAGAGAAGGAAGATGGATTGGTGCTAAAGTCGGACTTTTTGCTTTGGGAGAAATAGTAAAAAATGATTCAGGTAATGTTGCGGTAGATTGGTTTAGGGTAACAAAGTAA
- a CDS encoding glycoside hydrolase family 88/105 protein — MKNSRKQSYLMSVLMICVMTITSCKVTSQEPAKKDIVIAKNAKWSDKMALTLMKRHPESYMLDDAKKPKWDYVHALVLHSIEELYKKNPDPRYKAYVRGYVDNLVQADGSINTYEFDKFNIDLVLPGRLLFDVYAYSKEEKYLKALQLIRKQLSEQPRTQSGGFWHKQIYPNQMWLDGLYMGEPFYAEYTAKFENGKSFDDIAKQFELIQQKATDPKTGLLYHGWDESKQMPWANKETGNSPNFWSRSLGWYVMALVDVLDYMPKDHPKRKELVQYLNNASEAILKFQDKSSGLWYQVTDRGADKGNYLEASGSAMFSYAFAKGANKGYLPAKFKKAANKAFDGLTKVLIKKVDEDGGITLTNCCQVAGLGGNPYRDGSYEYYVNERKKDNDPKATGPFILAALELNR, encoded by the coding sequence ATGAAAAACAGTAGAAAGCAAAGTTATTTGATGTCGGTTTTGATGATTTGCGTTATGACAATTACAAGTTGTAAAGTAACTTCTCAAGAGCCTGCAAAGAAAGATATCGTAATCGCAAAGAATGCTAAATGGTCAGATAAAATGGCTTTAACATTAATGAAACGTCATCCAGAATCGTATATGCTAGACGACGCTAAAAAGCCAAAATGGGATTATGTTCATGCTTTAGTTTTGCATTCAATTGAAGAATTATATAAAAAAAATCCAGATCCGAGATACAAAGCTTATGTAAGAGGTTATGTAGATAATTTGGTTCAAGCTGATGGAAGTATCAATACTTATGAATTTGATAAGTTTAATATCGATTTGGTTTTGCCAGGGCGTTTGCTTTTTGATGTTTATGCCTATTCTAAAGAAGAAAAATATTTAAAAGCATTACAATTAATTCGTAAACAACTTTCAGAACAACCAAGAACACAAAGCGGAGGATTCTGGCACAAACAAATTTATCCAAATCAAATGTGGTTAGATGGTTTATATATGGGAGAACCATTTTACGCAGAATACACGGCTAAATTTGAAAACGGAAAAAGTTTTGATGATATCGCAAAACAATTTGAGTTGATTCAGCAAAAAGCAACCGATCCAAAAACAGGATTATTGTATCACGGTTGGGACGAAAGTAAACAAATGCCATGGGCAAATAAAGAAACAGGAAATTCTCCAAACTTCTGGTCAAGATCTTTAGGCTGGTACGTAATGGCTTTAGTTGATGTTTTAGATTACATGCCAAAAGATCATCCAAAAAGAAAAGAATTGGTTCAATATTTAAATAACGCTTCTGAGGCAATATTGAAATTTCAAGATAAATCATCAGGTTTATGGTATCAAGTTACAGACAGAGGTGCTGATAAAGGAAATTATTTAGAAGCTTCTGGATCTGCAATGTTTTCTTATGCTTTTGCAAAAGGAGCAAACAAAGGATATTTGCCAGCTAAATTCAAAAAAGCAGCTAATAAAGCTTTTGACGGATTGACTAAAGTGTTAATCAAAAAAGTAGACGAGGATGGCGGAATTACATTAACAAATTGCTGTCAAGTTGCAGGTTTAGGAGGAAATCCTTACCGTGACGGTTCTTACGAATATTATGTAAACGAAAGAAAAAAAGACAACGATCCTAAAGCAACAGGCCCATTCATTTTGGCAGCTTTGGAATTGAACAGATAG